From Romeriopsis navalis LEGE 11480:
AAACCGCGAGCGTTCACTGATACAAAATGCAATTGGTTTTGACCACGATCAAACCGCCATCCGGCGTGATTAATCTTCCACTAAATGACCTTCCTGAACCCGTAAAACCCGATCGGCATATTTGGCAATTTCCGGGTTATGCGTGGCCATCAGCAAGGTTTTACCCGACGTCCGGACCAGATCGAGCAGGAGATCCAGCACCGTCGTGCCCGTTTCCTCATCCAGGTTGCCCGTTGGTTCATCCGCTAATACCAGATTCGGATTATGGGCCAAGGCCCGGGCGATCGCCACCCGCTGCTGCTGCCCCCCAGAGAGTTGATCGGGAAACGCGCTAGAACGGCCCTGGAGTCCAACTTGTGCGAGTAATTGTTCGGCAGCAACACTCGCCTGCTTAAGCGCGGTGCCCGCTAATTCCTGCGGTAGCGTAATATTTTCCAGCACCGTCAGGGTCGGAATCAGATTAAAAAATTGAAACACAAACCCAATTTCATCGCGGCGCAGTAGCGTGCGTGATCGTTCGTCCAATTGGGTGATGTCGGTCCCATTCAGATGAATGCTGCCGCTGTCCGGCTGATCAATGCCGCTAATCAAGTTGAGTAACGTGCTCTTCCCACTGCCACTTTGCCCCAGGAGTACCGAGAATTCCCCTGGCGAGAATTGGAGATTCACATCACGCAGGACCGTCCGCTGCGATTCACCTTCTTGATAAGTTTTCGTCAGTTTGGCAATTTTGATCAGCGCACCGCTGTTTGAGGCGATGGCTGTAGTCGGTTGAATCAGGGTCATGGAGGTTCGCTCGTGAGTTAAATCGGACAGTGTAGGATCTGGGGCGATGTTGTTGGGGCTGACCCAATTTATTGCCCCCTTAGCGTGAGCCTTGCCAACGCTGGTAGCGGCCCAACGCGGTCAAGGGGAAATGCTGCTGATACAGGTGATATTTCAAGTAGAAATGCTGGGGAAAGCCGGTGCCGGTAAACCAGTCCTCATCCCAGGTCCCTGCCGCCAGTTGAGTTTTGAGCAACCATTGGACCGCCGATTCGATCGCGCCATAGTCAAACACCAGATCAATTTCCGCCGCCGCCAGCAGTCCAATTACCCCCCAAGCAGTTTGCGAAGCCGTGCTATCCCCTTGGCCTTTTAGTGATACATCTTTATAGCTTTCGCAGGTTTCTCCCCAGCCTCCATCCGTATTCTGCACCGACAGCAACCAATTCACACCACGCTTGATTTGCGCCCGGAAGCGATCCGGGGCAATGCTCGCCAACGCCGCTAAGACGCCGGATGTCCCATAGATATAATTCACCCCCCAGCGGCCAAACCAAGAGCCATCAGCTTCTTGTTCTTCCATCAGGTAGCTCAAGGCCCGCTCGATTTGGGTATCATCCATCCCGATCGCGTCAAACTTCGCCACCATTTCCAAAACTCGTGCCGTCACATCGGCAGTATTCGGGTCAATCATCGCCCGCAGATCACCGTAGGGAATGTCATTCAGCCATTCCTGATCGTTGTCAATATCAAACGCCGCCCAGCCACCGGGCTTACACTGCATGGTCGAAACCCATTTGATGGCACGTTCGATCGCTTGTGTTTTTAGCGTTTCGTCCGGTAGTTTTGCGGCTTGCAAGGCCATGACCACCACTGCGGTATCATCCACATCCGGATAAAATCGATTATCAAATTCAAAGGCCCAAGCCCCAGGCGCACCGCGCCGATTTTTCACCGCCCAGTCACCGTAGTCGAGAATCTGCTGTGCGATCAACCAATCAGCCCCT
This genomic window contains:
- a CDS encoding ABC transporter ATP-binding protein, coding for MTLIQPTTAIASNSGALIKIAKLTKTYQEGESQRTVLRDVNLQFSPGEFSVLLGQSGSGKSTLLNLISGIDQPDSGSIHLNGTDITQLDERSRTLLRRDEIGFVFQFFNLIPTLTVLENITLPQELAGTALKQASVAAEQLLAQVGLQGRSSAFPDQLSGGQQQRVAIARALAHNPNLVLADEPTGNLDEETGTTVLDLLLDLVRTSGKTLLMATHNPEIAKYADRVLRVQEGHLVED